One Prosthecobacter debontii DNA window includes the following coding sequences:
- a CDS encoding sugar phosphate isomerase/epimerase family protein — MLRQAWHDRDVLIGSLMTSRRTFIRRTFGAAITSATAFSRPASSLAASPTRQLRKAIMGGTLGIKGTLIEKYQAAQAAGYEGVEPAGGMNQQEVLDALGTSGLQAASVCCHTHWKQTLTHNDEKIREEGLQGVLTTLRDAKAYGTDSILVVPGVCNEEVPYDLAWERSITQIKKAVPLAKELGVKISIENVWNNFILSPLEAVRFLDEIGDPIVGWHFDIGNVLRYGWPEQWIKVLGKRINRIHVKEYSTQKMKDEGVWKGFDCDLTEGNNNWPAIMKALDDIGYTGWAISEQRGGLNPNGLKMLTDRMDRIFAM; from the coding sequence ATGCTGCGACAGGCCTGGCATGATCGCGACGTATTGATTGGATCTCTCATGACCTCCCGCCGCACTTTCATCCGTCGCACATTCGGAGCCGCTATCACTTCAGCAACTGCATTCTCACGGCCGGCTTCGTCCCTCGCCGCCAGTCCGACCCGCCAGCTTCGGAAGGCCATCATGGGGGGCACACTTGGGATTAAAGGAACCTTGATTGAAAAATATCAGGCGGCCCAAGCCGCAGGCTATGAGGGGGTCGAACCTGCAGGGGGCATGAATCAGCAGGAAGTCTTGGACGCCTTAGGCACCTCGGGTCTCCAGGCTGCCAGCGTTTGTTGCCACACCCATTGGAAGCAAACCCTCACGCACAATGATGAAAAAATCCGTGAGGAGGGCCTCCAGGGGGTGCTGACCACCCTCCGTGACGCCAAGGCCTATGGCACAGACTCCATTCTGGTGGTGCCGGGGGTGTGCAATGAAGAGGTGCCTTATGATCTCGCTTGGGAACGTTCCATTACGCAGATCAAAAAGGCCGTCCCCCTGGCCAAAGAATTGGGCGTCAAAATCTCGATCGAGAACGTCTGGAACAATTTTATCTTGAGCCCCCTGGAGGCCGTGCGTTTTCTCGATGAAATTGGTGATCCCATCGTCGGTTGGCATTTCGATATCGGAAACGTGCTGCGTTACGGTTGGCCGGAGCAGTGGATTAAGGTGCTGGGGAAACGGATCAACCGCATTCACGTCAAAGAATACAGCACCCAGAAAATGAAGGACGAAGGTGTCTGGAAAGGCTTCGACTGTGACCTGACGGAAGGTAACAACAACTGGCCCGCGATCATGAAAGCACTCGATGACATCGGCTACACCGGCTGGGCGATCAGCGAGCAACGCGGTGGCCTCAACCCCAATGGCCTCAAGATGCTCACCGACCGCATGGACCGCATTTTTGCCATGTGA
- a CDS encoding DUF4340 domain-containing protein has product MKKIIILLVVLGALIGAAVIYQNQQNAVMNTAVTRGVKSRERLLPDFEVTAVKKLRIRDASSEATIIVNEDGKSARVAERGGYAASVDRINSALSELYEQRVANKQQVGKGAWAEIKVLPPGEGTEGVGTQIELIGEGDKIIKSLILGESISIAGGRSSTAFDGGTQRFVRIPDDGETIWVVSNSFFDLEPKPESWLDKSFIDVKDIKEITVTPAQAEEGWKAGRSEVTETEFKLLDAKSGEGLDNTKVTLGSLLSAPTFNDVVATDKVAEVMKDAVKAKIVTFDGFTYNLSAAKQSKGGSDRYYLTVDVSADIPKARPAVKDEKEEDKKKADEAFASKKKSLEEKLAKEQKFAGWAFEVSEYTVNNFFKKRSEIVKVEAKAEPAPAPPTGAAASPTAPSFSMPTPGAAPASPPAAPLAPAPSAPSVSTPPIELPTAPKTEIKPEADPNAAPVVEQKK; this is encoded by the coding sequence ATGAAGAAGATCATTATTTTGCTAGTCGTGCTGGGTGCCTTGATCGGCGCCGCCGTCATCTATCAAAATCAGCAGAATGCCGTCATGAATACCGCCGTCACCCGCGGTGTGAAAAGCCGTGAGCGGTTGTTGCCTGATTTTGAAGTCACGGCCGTTAAAAAACTGCGCATTCGCGATGCCTCCTCCGAAGCGACCATCATCGTCAATGAAGATGGCAAATCCGCTCGTGTGGCTGAGCGCGGGGGGTATGCCGCCAGTGTGGACCGCATCAATTCGGCCTTAAGTGAGCTATACGAGCAGCGGGTAGCTAACAAGCAGCAGGTCGGAAAAGGTGCCTGGGCTGAGATCAAGGTGCTCCCTCCCGGGGAAGGCACCGAGGGGGTCGGCACTCAGATTGAGTTGATCGGGGAAGGGGATAAGATCATCAAATCCCTGATCCTCGGTGAATCCATCTCGATTGCCGGTGGCCGTAGCAGCACCGCTTTTGATGGCGGCACCCAGCGCTTCGTCCGCATTCCCGATGATGGCGAAACCATCTGGGTCGTCAGTAACTCCTTCTTTGACTTGGAACCCAAACCCGAGTCCTGGCTGGATAAATCCTTCATCGACGTGAAGGACATCAAAGAGATCACGGTAACTCCGGCACAAGCCGAAGAAGGCTGGAAAGCTGGTCGCAGCGAAGTCACTGAAACCGAATTCAAACTACTCGACGCTAAGTCCGGCGAGGGCTTGGACAACACCAAAGTCACCCTGGGTAGCTTGCTGTCTGCACCGACCTTCAACGATGTAGTCGCTACAGACAAAGTGGCCGAGGTGATGAAAGATGCGGTGAAGGCGAAGATCGTCACCTTCGACGGCTTCACCTACAACCTCAGTGCCGCCAAGCAGTCCAAGGGCGGGAGTGATCGTTATTACCTCACCGTCGATGTCAGTGCAGATATTCCCAAAGCTCGCCCAGCGGTGAAGGATGAGAAGGAAGAAGACAAAAAGAAGGCCGACGAAGCCTTTGCCTCCAAGAAAAAGAGCCTGGAAGAAAAACTCGCCAAAGAACAGAAGTTCGCAGGATGGGCCTTCGAAGTCTCTGAGTACACGGTGAATAACTTCTTCAAGAAGCGCAGTGAGATCGTTAAGGTCGAAGCGAAGGCGGAGCCCGCTCCAGCACCTCCGACAGGTGCAGCGGCATCGCCGACAGCTCCTTCCTTCTCAATGCCGACGCCTGGGGCCGCTCCTGCATCGCCCCCGGCAGCCCCTCTGGCTCCGGCGCCATCGGCTCCCTCAGTCTCCACTCCTCCGATCGAACTGCCTACCGCTCCTAAAACGGAAATCAAGCCTGAGGCAGATCCCAATGCTGCACCCGTCGTCGAGCAGAAAAAGTAA
- a CDS encoding GldG family protein — protein sequence MNLNSKEGTAGITALLVIAIVVALNFLVGGLGLGNFRVDLTEDKLYTLSQGTRNILDRLNPDKPVTIRFYVTTEDRVMPPMLKTHASAVQDMLLEFQKAAKGKLILEKLNPNPNTEDEDRAREDDLQGMTVNQNGDNIYLGMAIQSAAQKEVLPFLNPNEETALEYNVARAIQKVSKNSKTIIGVMSAMPIMGSPMFPYQRQRGQDPWILIQRLRMDYEVREVPMGADKIDADINTLLVVHPADINELAEYAIDQYLLKGGKVIALVDPQSIVAQRVYSNQPNPMTGQPGGVINPASDLPNLFKAWGVTYNKTQIIADVNYRGMAQGGQNPVELQLPREALNPTDRITSDLQSLRMLMAGSLTFDKKEGIESTVLVSSSEASELIDSTEAERLTRERLTNFNPSGRRQPMVVRLTGKFKTAFPGGKPKGPAASPESGGAQEDATAPKTAEAPAPAAEEPKADAKPEAKKEIEISDGTIKESVSNEGVVVLFSDADMMFDALCVQQDGMTGGLVAVNSNLPLMLNTVEMLSGGGDLIQIRSRASTQRPFTKMDELREKVERDFRPKLQALQAKLDETAQKMGPLRVKNGQLADPRQIKELEELRVTQVSINREIREIKKAQNKDIDFTESMITLLNFLVVPLLVICVGLALAIRRRIQTAAV from the coding sequence ATGAATCTGAACAGCAAAGAAGGAACCGCAGGCATCACCGCGCTGCTGGTGATCGCCATTGTCGTGGCTTTGAACTTCCTCGTGGGCGGCCTCGGACTGGGCAACTTCCGGGTCGATCTGACGGAAGATAAACTCTACACCCTCTCCCAGGGCACCCGAAACATTCTGGATCGGCTCAATCCAGACAAACCGGTCACCATCCGTTTCTACGTGACGACGGAAGACCGTGTTATGCCGCCGATGCTCAAGACGCACGCCAGTGCCGTCCAAGACATGCTTTTGGAATTCCAAAAGGCGGCCAAGGGCAAACTCATCCTCGAGAAACTGAATCCGAATCCGAATACGGAAGACGAAGACCGGGCTCGTGAAGATGACCTCCAAGGCATGACGGTGAACCAGAACGGCGATAACATCTATCTGGGCATGGCCATCCAGTCGGCGGCCCAGAAAGAAGTGCTGCCTTTCCTGAATCCCAATGAGGAGACCGCCTTGGAATATAATGTGGCTCGTGCCATCCAGAAGGTTTCCAAGAACTCCAAGACCATCATTGGGGTGATGAGTGCCATGCCGATTATGGGTTCTCCGATGTTCCCTTATCAGCGTCAGCGCGGGCAAGATCCGTGGATTCTGATTCAGCGTCTGCGCATGGATTATGAAGTGCGTGAGGTTCCCATGGGAGCGGATAAAATTGATGCCGATATCAACACGCTTCTGGTCGTTCACCCTGCGGATATCAACGAACTCGCAGAATATGCGATCGATCAGTATCTGCTAAAAGGCGGCAAAGTGATCGCTCTTGTCGATCCACAGAGCATCGTGGCGCAGCGAGTTTACAGCAACCAGCCGAACCCGATGACCGGCCAACCTGGTGGTGTGATCAATCCAGCTTCGGATCTTCCGAATCTCTTCAAAGCTTGGGGTGTCACGTACAATAAAACTCAGATCATTGCCGACGTGAACTATCGTGGCATGGCACAGGGCGGACAAAACCCCGTCGAGTTGCAATTGCCTCGGGAGGCCCTCAACCCAACAGACCGCATCACCTCGGACCTTCAGTCTCTGCGCATGCTGATGGCGGGTTCTTTGACCTTCGACAAAAAAGAAGGCATCGAATCCACCGTCCTGGTCAGCAGCTCAGAAGCCAGTGAATTGATCGACTCCACGGAGGCCGAAAGATTGACCCGCGAGCGTCTGACAAACTTCAACCCGAGTGGCCGCCGCCAGCCTATGGTCGTGCGCTTGACTGGTAAGTTCAAAACCGCTTTCCCGGGTGGTAAACCCAAAGGTCCTGCGGCTTCTCCTGAATCCGGTGGAGCTCAGGAAGATGCGACCGCTCCGAAAACCGCGGAAGCCCCTGCTCCAGCAGCCGAAGAACCCAAGGCTGATGCGAAGCCAGAAGCAAAAAAAGAGATCGAGATCTCCGATGGCACCATCAAAGAATCCGTCAGCAACGAAGGCGTCGTGGTACTGTTCTCCGATGCTGACATGATGTTCGATGCGCTCTGCGTGCAGCAGGATGGCATGACTGGGGGTCTCGTCGCTGTGAACTCCAATCTTCCACTCATGCTGAACACCGTGGAAATGCTCAGCGGTGGCGGGGATTTGATTCAAATTCGCAGCCGTGCCTCCACTCAGCGTCCTTTCACCAAGATGGACGAGCTGCGTGAGAAGGTGGAACGCGACTTCCGTCCGAAGCTGCAAGCTCTGCAGGCCAAGCTGGATGAAACCGCTCAAAAAATGGGCCCTCTTCGTGTGAAAAACGGACAGTTGGCTGACCCTCGTCAGATCAAGGAACTGGAGGAACTGCGCGTGACTCAAGTCTCCATCAACCGTGAGATCCGTGAGATCAAGAAAGCTCAGAACAAGGACATCGACTTCACCGAGTCCATGATCACGCTGTTGAACTTCCTGGTCGTGCCGCTCCTGGTGATTTGTGTTGGCTTGGCTCTCGCCATCCGTCGCCGCATCCAAACCGCTGCTGTCTGA
- a CDS encoding ABC transporter permease subunit translates to MKSRDFANTLAIFKREFLSYFNSPVLYVIVVIYLLASMGFTFFFGRLLDTDNASLTQPFFFWHPWIYIVLAPAVGMRLWSEEHRLGTFELLMTMPLSPWQAIIGKFVAAALVWLIGLSLTFPVVITISWLGNPDPGPIITGYVASYLYALGCLAVTSAVSAYTRSQVVCFIVSVALCIGLTLIGYPGIVDSIVRTLPSSLESSVRFVSYLSFMDHFFEMTKGIFVFRDVLYFISVIVVSLIATHIGLRSKRA, encoded by the coding sequence ATGAAAAGCAGAGATTTCGCAAACACTTTGGCGATCTTCAAGCGGGAGTTCCTCTCCTACTTCAATTCGCCTGTGCTCTATGTGATTGTCGTCATTTACCTCCTGGCGTCGATGGGATTCACCTTCTTCTTCGGTAGGCTTTTGGATACGGACAATGCATCCCTGACCCAGCCCTTCTTCTTCTGGCATCCCTGGATTTACATCGTGTTGGCTCCCGCTGTCGGCATGCGCCTGTGGTCAGAAGAGCATCGCCTTGGCACCTTCGAATTGTTGATGACCATGCCACTTTCTCCCTGGCAGGCTATCATCGGTAAATTCGTCGCGGCTGCCTTGGTCTGGCTCATCGGCCTCTCCCTCACATTCCCTGTAGTGATCACGATTTCTTGGCTGGGAAATCCAGATCCAGGTCCAATCATCACCGGCTATGTGGCCAGCTATTTGTATGCCTTAGGTTGCTTGGCGGTCACCAGTGCTGTCAGTGCCTATACTCGCAGCCAAGTGGTTTGCTTCATCGTGTCTGTGGCCCTTTGCATCGGTCTGACTTTGATCGGTTATCCCGGCATCGTGGACTCGATCGTGAGGACGCTGCCCAGCTCTTTGGAATCTTCCGTGCGTTTTGTGAGTTACCTCAGTTTCATGGACCACTTCTTTGAGATGACCAAGGGCATCTTCGTCTTCCGTGACGTCCTCTATTTCATCTCCGTTATCGTGGTGTCCTTGATCGCGACACACATCGGTCTGCGCTCGAAGCGCGCTTAA
- a CDS encoding ABC transporter ATP-binding protein, producing MIQVQNLRKVFGSKVAVDDVSFSVEKGQVLGFLGPNGAGKSTSMRMVTGYFRPTSGSIKIGNFDMLEEPELAKRSIGYLPENAPLYSDMTVASFLGFCAEMRGLTGTARNKAIDRVLELCFLDSVRNQSVDTLSKGYRHRTCFAQSIIHDPDVLILDEPTDGLDPNQKHEVRGLIRRMGESKAIIFSTHILEEVEAACSRAIIIDRGKIVADGTPDQLKKLVPGVNTLDEVFRAITRPDTAK from the coding sequence ATGATCCAAGTTCAAAACCTCCGAAAAGTGTTCGGCAGCAAGGTGGCGGTGGATGACGTCTCCTTCTCTGTCGAAAAAGGCCAGGTGCTCGGCTTTCTAGGGCCGAACGGTGCCGGCAAATCCACGTCGATGAGAATGGTGACGGGTTATTTCCGTCCTACCTCTGGAAGCATTAAAATCGGCAATTTTGACATGTTGGAAGAACCCGAGTTAGCCAAGCGCTCCATTGGGTATCTCCCGGAAAATGCCCCTTTGTATTCGGACATGACCGTGGCCAGCTTCCTGGGTTTTTGTGCAGAGATGCGTGGCCTTACAGGAACAGCCCGTAACAAGGCCATCGATCGCGTGCTTGAACTGTGCTTCCTGGACTCTGTTCGCAACCAGAGCGTGGATACCCTTTCCAAAGGTTATCGTCATCGCACCTGCTTTGCCCAGAGCATCATTCACGATCCTGATGTGCTCATTTTGGACGAGCCAACCGATGGTCTGGACCCGAATCAGAAACATGAAGTGCGCGGCCTGATCCGCCGCATGGGCGAGAGTAAGGCCATCATCTTCTCCACGCACATTCTGGAAGAAGTGGAAGCCGCTTGCTCCCGAGCGATCATCATCGATCGCGGTAAAATTGTGGCTGATGGCACCCCTGATCAGCTCAAAAAGCTCGTGCCGGGAGTCAATACTTTAGACGAAGTTTTCCGCGCCATTACGCGTCCGGATACGGCGAAATGA
- a CDS encoding sulfatase: MIQRLLLAPCLFAAILALPLSAASAKPNVLLMVSDDLAVTLGCYGHPQAKTPHLDALAKRGVLFSRAYCQFPHCNPSRSSMMSGLRPNQTRVTDNADNLYDNVPGVLTLPHHFRQQGYSTARCGKIFHLGIPTGLESMDDPQAWDFGTPFKDERPYPPKRESVVQIKTGKRQGLSWQEIPVSDETLCDGGFALTAMDWLKKRDSERPFFLAVGFHRPHLPLVAPAKYFDLYPLDSITLPEAPADDVADIPAPARNGAVPGYTLSATPEQRKAAIRAYLACVSYVDAQAGKLMDALREQGLLGNTVVIFTSDHGWHLGEHELWHKRSLFEESAGVPLIILAPGSAGNGQRTAALAELLDLYPTLCDLCEVPLPAHVQGQSLRPILENPASSIHNAAFTQARRGANAEFWGRSVRTDRWRCTEWNEGRDGIELYDHQEDPHEYTNLASSAQHSAVLHDLRALLAEKLPPIKMEGTSELSIPKDRD, from the coding sequence ATGATCCAGCGTCTCCTCCTGGCTCCTTGTCTTTTCGCTGCCATTCTGGCTCTTCCTCTCTCGGCAGCCTCCGCAAAACCTAACGTCCTGCTGATGGTCTCCGATGATCTGGCGGTGACTTTAGGCTGTTACGGTCATCCCCAAGCCAAGACGCCACATCTGGATGCGCTGGCGAAGCGTGGCGTTCTATTCAGCCGCGCTTACTGTCAGTTCCCGCACTGCAATCCCTCCCGGTCCTCCATGATGAGTGGTTTGAGGCCTAACCAGACGCGTGTTACGGATAATGCGGACAACCTGTATGACAATGTCCCGGGAGTGCTGACGCTGCCCCATCATTTTCGTCAACAGGGCTACTCCACGGCACGTTGTGGTAAGATCTTCCACCTTGGGATTCCCACAGGCCTAGAGAGCATGGATGATCCGCAGGCTTGGGACTTTGGCACCCCCTTCAAGGATGAGCGTCCTTATCCGCCCAAACGAGAGTCGGTGGTGCAAATCAAAACCGGTAAACGACAAGGACTTTCCTGGCAGGAGATCCCCGTCTCCGATGAAACGCTCTGTGACGGAGGTTTTGCCCTCACCGCGATGGATTGGTTAAAAAAACGAGACTCCGAAAGGCCCTTCTTCCTCGCCGTCGGTTTTCATCGTCCCCATCTACCTCTGGTAGCTCCGGCCAAATACTTCGATCTTTATCCCCTGGACAGCATCACCCTCCCCGAGGCACCCGCCGACGATGTGGCGGATATTCCTGCGCCAGCCCGTAACGGAGCCGTGCCTGGTTACACACTCTCGGCCACACCGGAACAACGAAAGGCTGCCATCCGAGCTTATTTGGCCTGTGTCAGCTATGTGGACGCTCAGGCCGGTAAACTAATGGATGCCTTACGCGAGCAGGGACTGCTGGGGAACACCGTCGTGATCTTCACCAGTGACCACGGCTGGCATCTGGGAGAGCATGAGCTCTGGCATAAGCGTAGCTTGTTTGAGGAAAGCGCAGGGGTGCCTCTGATCATTTTAGCTCCCGGAAGTGCAGGGAATGGACAACGCACGGCGGCTCTCGCTGAGCTGCTGGATCTCTATCCGACTTTGTGTGATCTATGCGAAGTCCCGCTCCCAGCGCATGTGCAGGGCCAGAGCCTGCGCCCGATCCTCGAAAATCCCGCATCCTCCATCCATAACGCGGCCTTCACTCAAGCTCGAAGAGGAGCTAACGCCGAATTCTGGGGGCGCAGTGTGCGCACAGATCGGTGGCGTTGCACAGAGTGGAATGAAGGTCGGGATGGCATCGAGCTCTACGATCATCAAGAAGATCCCCATGAGTACACGAATCTCGCGTCGAGTGCTCAACACAGCGCTGTTCTTCATGACTTGAGAGCACTATTAGCCGAAAAACTGCCTCCCATTAAAATGGAGGGAACGTCCGAACTGAGCATCCCCAAAGACCGAGACTGA
- a CDS encoding DUF7133 domain-containing protein has protein sequence MKKAFLSSCFAVITSGLWAAEPVESDFYRITTFTTPTETALEVGSIELLPQGKLALGTRRGEIWTVEHAQEPAKVRFQLFASGLHEVLGLAYKDGALYATTRYEVTRIRDQDGDGRADVFETINDQWGVSGDYHEYAIGSRFDKAGDLWVTLCLTGSFTSKVPFRGWAVQIKPDGSLVPTCSGIRSPGGIGFDAEGEVYYVDNQGPWHGSSTLQHLVPGSFQGHPAGNEWYSMAPNMGERPIDPIPEAFLGDRKRGQTNPTGDPDRMVKERQRIKQLLPPSVYLVHGKIGNSPTFIVCDESEGKFGPFAKQLFIADQSHSNVSRVFLETVNGIKQGVVIPFRSGFASGLIGGRMDADGRLYVGGSDRGWGARGGKPYCFEKLEWTGKLPFEIHEMRAKPDGFEVSFTQPVDPATAGHLSSYSMREFTYAYREDYGGPEVDEVIPKISSVKVSDDGKTVRLVISPLTKGDVHELHLEGVKNREGLPLLHSVAYYTLNEIPAQ, from the coding sequence ATGAAAAAAGCTTTCCTCTCAAGCTGCTTTGCAGTGATCACTTCGGGTCTCTGGGCTGCTGAGCCCGTCGAGTCAGACTTTTATCGAATCACCACCTTCACCACTCCCACCGAGACCGCCTTGGAAGTCGGCTCAATCGAACTGCTTCCCCAGGGGAAACTGGCTCTCGGCACGCGGCGAGGGGAGATCTGGACCGTTGAGCATGCCCAGGAACCTGCGAAGGTGCGTTTCCAATTGTTCGCCTCGGGTCTTCATGAAGTTCTTGGCCTCGCCTATAAAGATGGCGCGTTGTATGCCACCACACGTTACGAAGTCACTCGGATTCGAGATCAAGACGGTGATGGTCGAGCTGATGTCTTCGAGACGATCAATGATCAGTGGGGTGTCTCGGGGGACTACCACGAATATGCCATTGGAAGTCGCTTTGATAAGGCTGGGGATCTTTGGGTCACCCTGTGTTTGACCGGGTCATTCACAAGCAAGGTGCCATTCAGAGGCTGGGCGGTGCAGATCAAACCGGATGGCAGCTTGGTGCCCACCTGCAGTGGCATTCGGAGTCCAGGAGGCATCGGTTTCGATGCTGAAGGAGAAGTCTATTATGTCGATAATCAAGGTCCTTGGCATGGTTCCTCAACCCTCCAGCACCTTGTTCCAGGAAGCTTTCAGGGTCACCCTGCGGGCAACGAATGGTACTCCATGGCTCCGAACATGGGAGAGCGTCCGATCGACCCGATTCCCGAGGCTTTTCTTGGGGACCGTAAGCGTGGTCAGACCAACCCGACAGGTGATCCAGATCGCATGGTCAAAGAACGTCAACGCATTAAGCAACTGCTACCGCCATCCGTTTATTTGGTGCATGGGAAAATTGGCAACTCGCCCACCTTCATTGTCTGCGACGAGAGCGAAGGGAAGTTTGGGCCGTTTGCCAAACAACTCTTCATTGCGGATCAGAGTCACAGCAATGTCAGTCGCGTGTTTTTGGAAACCGTCAATGGCATCAAACAAGGTGTCGTGATTCCATTTCGCAGTGGTTTCGCCAGCGGTCTCATCGGTGGACGAATGGATGCCGATGGTCGTTTGTATGTGGGGGGCAGTGATCGTGGTTGGGGCGCTCGAGGGGGCAAGCCTTACTGCTTTGAAAAACTTGAATGGACGGGCAAGCTGCCCTTTGAGATTCACGAGATGCGTGCCAAGCCCGATGGCTTCGAGGTTAGCTTCACTCAACCTGTAGATCCGGCCACGGCAGGTCATCTCTCAAGCTACTCCATGCGCGAGTTCACGTATGCCTATCGTGAAGACTATGGTGGCCCTGAGGTGGATGAGGTCATTCCGAAAATCAGCTCCGTGAAGGTCAGTGACGATGGTAAAACGGTCCGTCTTGTGATCAGTCCTCTGACAAAAGGAGACGTACACGAATTACATCTGGAAGGGGTGAAGAATCGCGAAGGACTCCCGCTCCTGCACTCCGTTGCTTATTACACCCTGAACGAGATCCCTGCCCAATAA